The DNA window GTTCCTTTCACCGGTCTCTGCCGACCTGTTCTGGCGACCGCTGCTCCACACCGTGATTGTCAGCGCCTGCTCAGTGGTCTTGTCGCTGCTGGTCGGCGGAGTGTTCGCGTGGCTCCTGACCCGCACAGATCTGTTGGGACGCCGTTGGTTCAGCACCGCGTTGATCGTCCCTTACATGCTGCCGACGTGGGCGTTCGCGCTCGCCTGGAGCACGATTTTCAAGAACCGCAGGGCGGGTGGTCAACCCGGTTGGCTCGAGTCCATCGGATTCACACCGCCCGATTGGCTTGCCTACGGCGGTGTTCCGATCATCATCATCTTCACGCTGTACTTCTCGCCGCTGGTCATACTGTTGCTCGGCAACGCCCTCGAACGCTTCGACTCACAACTGGAGGATTCCGCACGGTTACTCGGAGCCGGCTACGGGACCGTCGTCCGCACCATCCTGGTGCCGCTGATGCGGCCGGCCATCGTCTCGGCTGCCACGTTGATCCTGGCGAAGGTCCTCGGCGAATTCGGGGTGACCTACATTCTCGGACTGCCCACCGACTTCAACGTCTTGGCGACCTCGCTGTACCGAAACATCTCGACCCGGGATAGCGGTTCCGCGGCGGTCATCGCCGGCGCAATCATCGTGATAGGACTGCTCTCCCTGTGGGTGGACGTGCACTTCCTCAAGGAGGCGCGGCGCTTTGTCACCATCGGGGGCAAGGGGTCGACGCGCGGGACTCGGCCGCTCGGCAGATTGCGGATTCCGGCTACCTCGCTCTGCGGATTCGTGTTTCTTCTCAGTGTGATCGTCCCCATCGGAGTACTGCTGCTCTCGACCCTGATGCGGCGTCCTGCCGACTTCTCACCGGGCAACTTCACCCTGTCCTACTGGTTCGGCCGCGGCCTCGACACCCCGGGATTCACCGACGGAGTTTTGAGGAGCAGCGCCGTGTGGTCGGCGGCCTGGAACACACTCTGGATCGTCGGAGTCGCAGCGGTGTCGGCAGGCATCCTCGGACAGCTCGTCGGCTACGTCGTCGTCCGCTCCCCCAGCCGTCTGCTCGCAACGGCGTTGCGCCAGCTGACATTCCTTCCGTATCTCGTCCCGGGCATCGCCTTCGCGGTTGCCTACCTCTCCCTGTTCGCCGTACCCCGCGGACCCATTCCGGCGCTCTACGGCACGGCCGCCATACTGGTACTGATCTATATGGCCGAGCAGATGCCGTTCGCGTCGCGCGCCGGTATCTCCTCGATGATGCAGCTCGGCCCCGACGCCGAAGAGGCAGCACAGGTCGCGGGTGCCGGCTGGTGGCGCCGGATGGCGGGGATCATCCTGCCCATCCAAAAGCGCGCTCTGGCAATCGGTGTGCTCCTTCCGTTCATCGCTGGTGTGCGCAGCCTGAGCCTCGTGGTGATCTTGACCGTGCCGGGTATGGACGTCTTGACCACGTTCGCGCTCAAGCTCGTCGAGTTCGGATTCACCCAGGCCGCCAACGGCGTCGTCCTCATCGTCTCGGCCATCGCGTTCGGCGGCACCTACGCCATCCAGAAGACCATGAAGACCGACCTTGGTCGGGGATTAGGTGGATGACCGATGCCCACGATTACCCTGAGTCGTATCACCAAGCTTTATCCGGGGGCGACGACGCGTGCAGTCGATGATCTGGATCTGACGATCGACCACGGTGACTTCATGTGCATGCTCGGCCCCTCCGGCTGTGGCAAGACGACAACGCTGCGGATGATCGCCGGTCTCGAACAGCCAACGGCCGGTTCGATCTCCGTCAACGACCGGGTGCTGGACTCGGTCGACCGCGGGGTGTTCGTTCCACCGGAGCGCCGCGAGATGGGTCTGGTCTTCCAAAGCTATGCATTGTGGCCGCACATGACGATCCGTCAGAACACCGAGTACGGTCTGCGCGTGCGCAAGGTCGGCCGAGCCGAGCGAGGAAGGCGCGTCGACGAGGTGATGACGGTGATGGGCATCGACTGTTACGCAGACCGCTACCCCTCGCAACTGTCGGGCGGACAACAGCAGCGGGTGGCGCTGGCCCGGATGCTGGCCGTCAACCCCGGTGTCATGCTTTTCGACGAGCCGCTCTCGAACCTCGACTCACGGCTGCGTCTCGAGATGCGGGCAGAGCTCAAGCGGATTCACCACGACTTTGGCTCCACCATCGTCTTTGTGACCCACGATCAGTGGGAGGCAATGACATTGGCCACAAGGATTGCCGTGATGTTCGAGGGTCGACTCCAACAGATCGGAACACCGACCGACATCTACGACCGCCCCCGAAACCGGTTCGTCGCCGAATTCCTCGGCAACCCTCCCATCAACGTCGTCGACATCGTCGACGCCGAATCCGCCCCCCACGTGGCAGCAGCGTACGAATTCGCCCATGCGAGAACGCAGGGCGGCGGGGCCGCACCGGGTTCAGTGGGATTTCGTCCAGAGTCGATCCGCATCGAAAGCCGCGGCGAGCCCGTCGGCGAGGGTCTGGCCATCGACGCCACCGTGTTCGCCGTACTCGCGACCGGCGGCAGCTGGACCATCGAAGTCGTCGCCGATGACCGCCACCTCTTCGCGACCACTTCCGTAACTCCGACGTGCCGGCCGGGCGACGATATCCGAATCCGGGTTGCCGCCAACGATGTTCACGTGTTCGACACCGAAGGTGATTGTGTCGACGTGAGCTTGCACTCTGCCCGCTCCATCCGCTAATTGCTCGCCAACGAAGGAGAAGTCATGATCAGGAACAAATCTCGCGCCCGGCGCCTCACGCGCGCCGGGGCGGTCCTCGCGCTGCTGGTGGCGGCCTGCGCGCCGCCCGGCCCCACCGATACCGACGCCGACGCCACGTCGCCCCCGCTGGTGCAGAAGTCCACACAGCCCGACGAGGATCCGGCGGGCTTCGACCTCGATGCGCTGATCGCGGCGGCGCGCACCGAGCCCGGAATCACGGTCTACGACCAAACCACCAAGGTCGTCGCCACCGCCGAGGCCTTCGCCGCCAAGTACGGGCTCGAGGCCACCGGGGTGAAGGTCGAGCTCGGAGCCATCGACAAGGTGTTGAAGGAGAACCAGTCCGGCAACGTCATCGGTGATGTCGTCATCAACGAAGACCTCCCCACGTACGCCGTCGAGTTGCTGGATCAGGGCGTCCTCGTCAACTGGGTTCCCGGGGACATGAAGGATTCGATCAAACCCGAGGATCAGTACCCACTGATCGT is part of the Mycolicibacterium tusciae JS617 genome and encodes:
- a CDS encoding ABC transporter permease; this encodes MKRRATAPDHLVVDDEPPAPASPSTCRQALRYRFRVAIRRPATVLGLLGLVLFGYLIVVPIVTMLIQGATVSPKDTLIVQQPAGSLTSYYLWRVFLSPVSADLFWRPLLHTVIVSACSVVLSLLVGGVFAWLLTRTDLLGRRWFSTALIVPYMLPTWAFALAWSTIFKNRRAGGQPGWLESIGFTPPDWLAYGGVPIIIIFTLYFSPLVILLLGNALERFDSQLEDSARLLGAGYGTVVRTILVPLMRPAIVSAATLILAKVLGEFGVTYILGLPTDFNVLATSLYRNISTRDSGSAAVIAGAIIVIGLLSLWVDVHFLKEARRFVTIGGKGSTRGTRPLGRLRIPATSLCGFVFLLSVIVPIGVLLLSTLMRRPADFSPGNFTLSYWFGRGLDTPGFTDGVLRSSAVWSAAWNTLWIVGVAAVSAGILGQLVGYVVVRSPSRLLATALRQLTFLPYLVPGIAFAVAYLSLFAVPRGPIPALYGTAAILVLIYMAEQMPFASRAGISSMMQLGPDAEEAAQVAGAGWWRRMAGIILPIQKRALAIGVLLPFIAGVRSLSLVVILTVPGMDVLTTFALKLVEFGFTQAANGVVLIVSAIAFGGTYAIQKTMKTDLGRGLGG
- a CDS encoding ABC transporter ATP-binding protein: MPTITLSRITKLYPGATTRAVDDLDLTIDHGDFMCMLGPSGCGKTTTLRMIAGLEQPTAGSISVNDRVLDSVDRGVFVPPERREMGLVFQSYALWPHMTIRQNTEYGLRVRKVGRAERGRRVDEVMTVMGIDCYADRYPSQLSGGQQQRVALARMLAVNPGVMLFDEPLSNLDSRLRLEMRAELKRIHHDFGSTIVFVTHDQWEAMTLATRIAVMFEGRLQQIGTPTDIYDRPRNRFVAEFLGNPPINVVDIVDAESAPHVAAAYEFAHARTQGGGAAPGSVGFRPESIRIESRGEPVGEGLAIDATVFAVLATGGSWTIEVVADDRHLFATTSVTPTCRPGDDIRIRVAANDVHVFDTEGDCVDVSLHSARSIR